From Hymenobacter sedentarius, a single genomic window includes:
- the cyoE gene encoding heme o synthase has translation MTKARAYFQLLKFRLSLTVAFSSAIGYMLGAHEFSWSRALLVMLGGLLVTGSANIINQIHERELDKLMTRTAKRPLPLGILSSAEAWTFCVGLGVAGLGLLAYCFNPLTAALSLLSLILYGFIYTPLKTISPICVAVGAIPGGLPPLIGWVAATGYIGVEAWVLFGIQFMWQFPHFWAIAWVADEDYKRAGFKMLPSPGNRDMRTAFQIMTYTLLLIPLSLLPLEFNISGRISALVAVVCGVLFLLLTVQLMRTQSRKAALRIMFASFLYLPIVQIALVLDKI, from the coding sequence ATGACTAAGGCCCGCGCCTATTTTCAGCTGCTCAAGTTCCGGCTTTCGCTCACGGTCGCGTTTTCCAGCGCCATTGGGTATATGCTGGGGGCGCATGAGTTCAGTTGGAGCAGGGCCTTGCTCGTGATGCTGGGGGGGCTGCTCGTAACAGGTTCCGCCAACATTATCAACCAAATCCACGAGCGGGAGCTCGACAAGCTGATGACGCGCACCGCCAAGCGGCCGCTACCGCTGGGCATCCTTTCCTCAGCCGAGGCCTGGACGTTCTGCGTGGGGCTGGGCGTGGCGGGGCTGGGCTTGCTTGCCTATTGCTTCAATCCGCTCACGGCAGCCCTTTCGCTGCTGTCGCTCATTCTCTACGGCTTCATTTATACGCCGCTCAAAACGATTTCGCCCATTTGTGTGGCGGTGGGGGCAATTCCTGGAGGCTTGCCGCCTTTGATTGGGTGGGTGGCCGCGACGGGGTACATCGGGGTAGAGGCGTGGGTGCTCTTCGGCATACAGTTTATGTGGCAGTTTCCCCATTTTTGGGCCATTGCTTGGGTAGCAGATGAGGACTATAAGCGTGCGGGCTTCAAAATGCTGCCTTCGCCGGGCAACCGCGACATGCGCACGGCGTTTCAGATAATGACCTACACGCTGCTGCTGATTCCGCTCAGCCTTTTGCCGCTGGAGTTCAACATATCGGGCCGCATTTCTGCGCTGGTGGCGGTAGTGTGCGGCGTGTTGTTTTTGCTGCTCACGGTGCAACTCATGCGCACACAGTCGCGCAAGGCAGCGCTGCGCATCATGTTTGCCTCTTTTTTGTATTTGCCCATCGTGCAAATTGCGCTGGTGCTGGACAAAATATAG
- a CDS encoding cytochrome c oxidase subunit 3 — MNPSDTLSEKEVGLGWHPKRVLLVLLIFSIVMMFAAFTSGYIVRRDEGNWREFDLPASLLFNSIIIALSSASMQWAYFSARKNEISRVKTGLGITLALGLAFLIGQYISFGDLVAGNTYFGGADANPSGSFVYVLMGVHAFHLVTGLIFLAVVLKRVLNYQVHSRAMLSIGNATLYWHFLGGLWLYLYLFLLLNH, encoded by the coding sequence ATGAATCCATCGGACACTTTATCAGAAAAAGAAGTTGGGCTTGGTTGGCACCCCAAGCGCGTGCTACTCGTACTGCTCATTTTTAGCATTGTCATGATGTTTGCGGCCTTTACCAGCGGCTACATTGTGCGGCGCGACGAGGGCAACTGGCGCGAGTTTGACCTGCCAGCCTCACTACTATTTAACTCCATTATTATTGCCTTGAGCAGCGCCAGCATGCAGTGGGCCTACTTTTCGGCCCGGAAAAATGAAATTAGCCGGGTGAAAACCGGCCTGGGCATTACCCTGGCGTTGGGGCTGGCCTTCTTAATCGGCCAGTACATCAGCTTCGGCGATTTGGTGGCCGGCAACACTTACTTTGGCGGTGCCGATGCCAATCCTTCGGGTTCTTTCGTATACGTTTTGATGGGCGTCCACGCTTTTCACTTGGTTACGGGCCTTATTTTTCTGGCCGTCGTGCTGAAGCGGGTCCTTAATTATCAGGTGCATTCGCGTGCGATGCTCTCCATTGGCAATGCTACCTTATACTGGCACTTCCTGGGCGGGCTTTGGCTGTACCTGTATTTGTTCTTACTTTTGAACCACTAA
- a CDS encoding cytochrome c oxidase subunit 3 has product MAQPTTLQPPAASATQDAPRTGNWDGGNEPFKASYGKLMMWFFLLSDAFTFAAFLTTYGMIRHKHEVFTGEAKDFVFNSRWWPIPDHVFNAFPGMGHANVPLGFVALMTMILILSSVTMVLAVEAGHRMDKNDVQKWLLWTILFGSTFLLSQAWEWSHFIHGTEAGTRMADGTVFHGANLSVNQYGPVLFADLFFFITGFHGTHVFSGVCLLIWCFIATTNGTFHKRGHYEMIEKIGLYWHFVDLVWVFVFTFFYLV; this is encoded by the coding sequence ATGGCCCAACCGACCACTTTGCAGCCGCCCGCTGCTTCCGCTACCCAAGACGCCCCACGCACCGGCAACTGGGACGGCGGCAACGAACCTTTCAAGGCGAGCTACGGCAAGCTGATGATGTGGTTCTTCCTGCTTTCTGACGCATTCACCTTTGCTGCTTTCCTCACTACCTATGGCATGATTCGCCATAAGCACGAGGTATTTACCGGCGAGGCCAAGGACTTTGTCTTCAATTCGCGCTGGTGGCCCATTCCGGACCACGTGTTCAATGCCTTCCCTGGCATGGGCCATGCCAACGTGCCCCTGGGCTTTGTGGCCCTGATGACAATGATTCTGATTCTGAGCTCGGTGACGATGGTACTGGCCGTAGAGGCCGGCCACCGCATGGATAAGAATGATGTGCAGAAGTGGTTGCTGTGGACCATCCTTTTTGGCAGCACTTTCCTGCTCAGCCAGGCGTGGGAGTGGAGCCACTTCATTCACGGCACCGAGGCCGGCACGCGCATGGCCGATGGTACGGTTTTTCACGGCGCTAACCTATCTGTAAACCAGTACGGTCCAGTGCTTTTTGCCGACCTGTTTTTCTTCATCACCGGTTTCCACGGCACCCACGTTTTTTCAGGCGTCTGCCTGCTGATTTGGTGCTTTATCGCCACTACCAACGGCACCTTCCACAAGCGCGGCCACTACGAGATGATTGAGAAAATCGGCTTGTACTGGCACTTTGTAGACCTGGTGTGGGTGTTTGTGTTTACGTTCTTCTACCTCGTTTAA
- a CDS encoding cytochrome C oxidase subunit IV family protein produces the protein MAAHATTEETHTGEIAKPNTAWIWRVFGILVGITAVEFVFVFLMHPSTLRNSIFIILTIFKAFFIVGEFMHLKHETKGLIWTILVPVALLIWLLVALITEGSFIGEVLQNMFK, from the coding sequence ATGGCTGCTCACGCAACTACTGAAGAAACCCACACCGGGGAAATTGCCAAGCCGAATACCGCTTGGATTTGGCGAGTTTTTGGCATTCTGGTTGGCATCACGGCCGTTGAGTTCGTGTTTGTGTTCCTGATGCACCCGAGCACGCTGCGCAACAGCATTTTCATTATCCTCACCATCTTCAAGGCTTTCTTCATCGTTGGAGAATTTATGCACTTGAAGCACGAGACGAAAGGCCTGATTTGGACCATTCTCGTACCGGTGGCTTTGCTGATTTGGCTGCTGGTAGCCCTGATTACGGAAGGCTCGTTCATCGGCGAAGTCCTGCAAAACATGTTCAAATAG
- a CDS encoding DUF420 domain-containing protein, giving the protein MNTPTNQLHPPVLAPGDYTRYKIILGTLGVVVPLLVAVLFSFPDLFRIPGAEVKFLPAVNAVLNSLTAICLLAGYYFIRQKQVLRHRAMMGTAFALGGLFLLSYVAYHSQVASTHFGGVGAVRYAYFFLLLTHISLAVVTVALVLFTLYFALTGQYTKHKAIARWTFPIWLYVSVTGVIVYFMISPYYT; this is encoded by the coding sequence ATGAACACCCCCACTAACCAATTGCACCCGCCAGTGCTGGCTCCCGGCGACTACACGCGCTACAAAATCATCCTCGGTACGCTGGGAGTAGTGGTACCGCTTTTGGTGGCGGTGCTGTTTTCGTTTCCTGACTTGTTCCGCATACCCGGGGCAGAGGTGAAGTTTCTGCCCGCGGTAAATGCGGTCCTGAACTCGCTGACGGCTATTTGCTTGCTGGCAGGCTATTATTTCATTCGCCAAAAGCAGGTACTGCGCCACCGCGCCATGATGGGCACCGCCTTCGCCTTGGGAGGCTTGTTTCTGCTTTCGTACGTGGCCTACCACTCGCAAGTGGCCAGCACCCACTTTGGCGGCGTAGGCGCCGTGCGCTACGCTTACTTTTTCCTACTGCTGACCCATATCAGCCTAGCGGTGGTGACGGTGGCCTTGGTGTTGTTTACGCTGTATTTTGCCCTTACCGGGCAATACACCAAGCACAAGGCCATTGCGCGCTGGACCTTCCCCATCTGGCTGTATGTTTCCGTGACGGGCGTTATCGTTTATTTCATGATTTCGCCGTATTATACCTAA
- a CDS encoding DUF983 domain-containing protein encodes MPDACPVCGQAFEPEVGFYWGAMYISYGFSTFIVAIVGVLLYFLGHDPDVWVYVVAVAAAVLAFTPLMFRYARAVMLYAFGGTNF; translated from the coding sequence ATGCCGGATGCGTGCCCTGTTTGCGGGCAGGCATTTGAGCCGGAGGTGGGATTTTATTGGGGAGCCATGTACATCAGCTACGGCTTTTCAACTTTTATCGTAGCCATTGTGGGCGTGCTGCTGTACTTTTTGGGCCACGACCCCGACGTGTGGGTGTATGTGGTGGCCGTGGCTGCTGCCGTGCTGGCGTTTACGCCGTTGATGTTTCGCTACGCCCGGGCGGTTATGCTCTATGCTTTTGGCGGGACCAATTTTTGA
- a CDS encoding ATP-binding protein: MVQLPEWRRLPWLLLLAAALCFVGGYLASRYALAPGVVQRTDIARLQQVVLQAEFTARRETDSVAAELPRGNYSFQKLLAQTTYPTCVLENGELRYWSDATLRPEAEVSSLVERLIETPVGHFLLLPRLAGRFLILTYLPLERHYGISNRYLREGGEQALFRGLDLQVVADSTASNGAQFRAADGHYVFSIKRLQPNPLTGQYVPLALLGLGSLLYAAGWLLLALRLWRAGQRGAAVAAVVLPLAVLRFVLLNLGLPYSFIELPLFDPRVYAASWWAPSLGDLLLDALLVLLVAAGGMVLWRSQRVLERVRAPRALEGQALAAVLLSAGFGLWLVLLFEYYTTAFGSPQLSLDVTRNLQISGFWVVLALSVTLHTAAWLVGFFGLTQLAGALLQHVPRRVLLLGPGLAAVPVLGVGLVFGLPWVLLVGVLLLFACLVRAAGMRAKPTTGSYQASVLIVLLLALASATGALALYSHFESQLLVDKQRLANNLLIDNDLQGEYLLGERMREIARDPFVRRSLTAAFGRPETVRQRIARQYLSDYFDKYESNIILYDEAGQPLGMPPGTPSFVEARAALERVATPTDQRGVYLVHSGNPFSTRRYVAQIMVPGTRVSGFGPALGAVRVELTLKKLTSYSVLPELLVDQKFFQPSLATDLSYAGYTRGRLVYSEGDFDYANHLPVGLLAEPRLYQGGVTRHGFHHYAVHGSMDRTVVVTSATYSPGDWLANFSFQFLLSTFFWLLVGGLVLLLRGRAAMRLRLNFSARIQLLLNVGIVVPLLVVSIATASQLIASYQRDLARTYERRGQLALESLRRQRHLLSDSTARPTLAALAKNVAALTETDLNLYDVHGELLASSQPLIFEAGLLGPLLNPQAVVSLREQNHPRALLTEKAGSLSFNALYLPVRAGVGEEVVADLGGHVIGPQRQSRAPKPAAPARAVSPLQTDLDGAAADDTALPTGPILGYIGIPFFDSEKELNTKLTELFTTILNIFTLMFLLFLGLAFVAARHLTAPLKLITEKLTQTTLTGQNEFLDYRSSDDEIGLLVREYNTMLTKLEASKRELAAQEKEAAWREMARQVAHEIKNPLTPMKLSLQYLQKAIAERRPNAEELIGRISQTLITQIDVLTDIATSFSTFTNLPAMRPERLDVAAVLRRCAALHQPDTNDGALDLHLPPDAESGHYVVFADENLLVRTFNNLLINARQAVPEGREPHIGVSLTAAEAGTVRVAICDNGAGIPEDVREKVFVPNFTTKETGSGIGLAVAKRGIESAGGRVWFETKVGEGTVFYIELPLAG, from the coding sequence GTGGTTCAACTTCCTGAGTGGCGGCGTTTGCCCTGGCTGTTGTTGCTTGCGGCGGCGCTGTGTTTTGTGGGAGGCTACCTGGCCAGCCGCTATGCGCTGGCGCCGGGAGTGGTGCAGCGCACCGACATCGCGCGCCTGCAGCAGGTGGTGCTCCAGGCCGAGTTCACGGCCCGCCGCGAGACCGATTCGGTGGCGGCCGAGCTGCCACGCGGCAACTACAGCTTCCAAAAGCTGCTGGCGCAAACCACCTACCCCACCTGCGTGCTGGAAAACGGCGAGCTGCGCTACTGGTCCGACGCTACCCTGCGGCCCGAAGCTGAAGTCAGCAGCCTGGTCGAACGGCTAATCGAGACGCCGGTGGGGCATTTCCTACTGCTGCCGCGCCTTGCGGGCCGTTTCCTGATACTTACGTATCTGCCGCTGGAGCGGCACTACGGCATCAGTAACCGCTACCTGCGGGAGGGGGGGGAGCAAGCGCTGTTCCGGGGGCTGGACCTACAGGTAGTCGCCGACAGCACCGCCAGCAACGGCGCCCAGTTTCGGGCGGCCGACGGCCACTATGTCTTTTCCATAAAGCGGCTGCAGCCCAATCCGCTCACGGGGCAGTACGTGCCGCTGGCGTTGCTGGGCCTGGGCAGCTTGCTGTACGCCGCGGGGTGGCTGCTGCTGGCGCTGCGCTTGTGGCGGGCCGGGCAGCGGGGAGCTGCCGTTGCGGCGGTGGTGCTGCCGCTCGCGGTGTTGCGTTTTGTGTTGCTGAATCTGGGCCTGCCGTATTCATTTATTGAATTGCCCTTGTTTGACCCGCGGGTGTACGCGGCGTCGTGGTGGGCGCCATCGTTGGGCGACTTGCTGCTGGATGCGCTGCTGGTCCTGCTGGTGGCGGCTGGGGGCATGGTGCTGTGGCGTAGCCAGCGGGTGCTGGAGCGGGTGCGCGCTCCGCGTGCGCTTGAGGGGCAGGCATTAGCGGCAGTTCTTCTAAGCGCAGGATTCGGCTTGTGGCTGGTGCTGCTGTTCGAATATTACACCACGGCGTTTGGCAGCCCTCAGCTTAGCCTGGACGTGACCCGTAACCTCCAGATATCGGGCTTTTGGGTGGTGCTGGCCCTGTCGGTCACGCTGCATACCGCGGCGTGGCTGGTGGGCTTTTTTGGGCTGACGCAATTGGCGGGAGCGCTGTTGCAGCACGTGCCCCGGCGGGTGCTGCTACTGGGTCCGGGCCTGGCGGCCGTGCCAGTGCTGGGCGTGGGGCTGGTTTTTGGGCTGCCGTGGGTATTGCTGGTGGGGGTGTTGCTCCTGTTTGCGTGCTTGGTACGCGCGGCGGGGATGCGCGCCAAGCCCACCACCGGCAGCTACCAAGCCTCGGTGCTGATTGTACTGCTCCTGGCGCTGGCCTCGGCTACCGGTGCGCTGGCACTGTACTCACACTTCGAGAGCCAGCTATTGGTAGACAAGCAGCGCCTTGCCAACAACCTGCTTATTGACAATGATTTGCAGGGCGAATACCTGCTGGGCGAGCGGATGCGGGAAATTGCCCGCGACCCGTTTGTTCGGCGGTCGTTGACGGCGGCGTTCGGGAGGCCGGAAACCGTGCGCCAGCGCATTGCGCGCCAGTACCTAAGCGACTATTTCGACAAATACGAGAGTAACATCATTCTCTACGACGAAGCAGGACAGCCGCTGGGCATGCCCCCGGGTACGCCCAGCTTTGTGGAGGCGCGCGCGGCTCTGGAGCGCGTTGCCACGCCCACCGACCAGCGCGGTGTGTACCTCGTGCACTCGGGCAACCCCTTCAGCACACGGCGCTACGTGGCCCAAATCATGGTGCCCGGCACACGGGTTAGCGGGTTTGGCCCGGCCCTGGGCGCGGTGCGCGTGGAGCTCACCCTTAAAAAGCTCACTTCCTACAGCGTACTGCCCGAGCTGCTGGTGGACCAAAAGTTCTTTCAGCCCAGCCTGGCCACCGACCTGAGCTACGCGGGTTACACCAGGGGGCGGCTGGTGTACAGCGAAGGCGACTTCGATTACGCCAACCACTTGCCCGTGGGCTTGCTGGCCGAACCGCGCCTCTACCAAGGGGGCGTGACCCGCCACGGCTTCCACCACTATGCCGTGCACGGCTCCATGGACCGCACGGTGGTGGTGACCTCGGCCACGTATTCGCCGGGCGACTGGCTGGCCAATTTCTCCTTCCAGTTTCTGCTCTCCACGTTTTTCTGGCTGCTGGTGGGCGGCTTGGTTTTGCTGCTGCGGGGGCGCGCCGCCATGCGGCTCCGGCTCAATTTCAGTGCCCGCATCCAGCTGCTGCTGAACGTGGGCATTGTGGTGCCGCTGCTAGTGGTGAGCATTGCCACGGCCAGCCAGCTCATTGCTTCTTACCAGCGCGACCTGGCCCGCACCTACGAGCGGCGCGGGCAGCTGGCCCTGGAAAGCCTGCGCCGCCAGCGCCACCTGCTCTCGGACAGCACGGCCCGCCCCACGCTGGCCGCCCTGGCCAAAAACGTGGCCGCGCTCACCGAAACCGACCTCAACCTCTACGATGTGCACGGCGAGCTGCTGGCCAGTAGCCAGCCCTTGATTTTTGAGGCCGGCCTGCTAGGACCCTTACTCAACCCGCAGGCTGTGGTGTCCTTGCGCGAACAGAACCACCCACGGGCCTTGCTCACCGAGAAGGCAGGCTCACTGTCGTTCAACGCCTTATACTTGCCAGTGCGGGCCGGGGTGGGCGAGGAAGTGGTAGCCGATTTGGGCGGCCACGTCATCGGCCCCCAGCGCCAAAGCCGGGCTCCCAAGCCTGCGGCGCCTGCTAGGGCGGTTTCGCCGCTGCAGACCGATTTGGATGGAGCTGCGGCCGACGATACAGCCCTGCCCACCGGCCCCATTCTGGGCTACATCGGCATTCCCTTCTTCGATTCGGAGAAAGAGCTGAATACCAAGCTCACGGAGCTGTTCACGACCATTCTCAACATCTTCACACTGATGTTTCTGCTGTTTCTGGGGCTAGCGTTTGTGGCCGCGCGCCACCTCACGGCGCCCCTCAAGCTCATCACCGAAAAGCTGACCCAAACCACCCTCACCGGCCAAAACGAGTTTTTGGACTACCGCAGTTCCGACGATGAAATTGGGCTGTTGGTGCGCGAGTACAACACCATGCTCACCAAGCTGGAAGCCAGCAAGCGCGAGCTGGCCGCCCAGGAAAAAGAAGCCGCCTGGCGCGAAATGGCCCGGCAGGTAGCCCACGAAATCAAGAACCCGCTCACGCCCATGAAGCTGAGCCTGCAGTACTTGCAGAAAGCCATTGCCGAGCGCCGGCCCAATGCCGAGGAGCTCATCGGCCGGATATCGCAAACACTAATCACGCAGATTGACGTGCTCACCGACATTGCCACGTCCTTCAGCACCTTCACCAATCTGCCCGCCATGCGCCCCGAGCGGCTCGACGTGGCCGCCGTGCTGCGCCGCTGCGCCGCCCTGCACCAGCCCGACACCAACGACGGTGCCCTGGACCTGCACCTGCCACCGGACGCCGAAAGCGGCCACTACGTGGTGTTTGCCGATGAAAACCTGCTAGTGCGCACCTTCAACAACCTGCTGATAAACGCCCGCCAGGCGGTGCCCGAGGGCCGCGAGCCCCACATTGGGGTGTCGCTCACGGCGGCCGAGGCGGGCACGGTGCGCGTGGCCATTTGTGATAACGGCGCGGGCATTCCCGAGGACGTGCGCGAAAAGGTGTTCGTGCCGAACTTCACGACCAAGGAAACCGGGTCGGGCATTGGGCTGGCGGTGGCCAAGCGCGGGATTGAGAGTGCCGGGGGGCGCGTTTGGTTTGAAACGAAAGTGGGGGAGGGCACCGTGTTTTATATTGAATTGCCGCTGGCTGGGTAA
- a CDS encoding 3'-5' exonuclease codes for MQAEITHALAGLNFTAIDFETANERRASACAVGVVRVRNGQIVETYQTLLRPRELRVDWRNYQVHGIAETDLHDAPTLADVWHELLPYLHRQPVVAHNSAFDVSVLEHTLRDYDLPIPAFHCLCSVKLSKVVWPQLERHKLDHVAAHFGIPLNHHDALSDARACAEITVHAFRSGAYLPLCFKQRELTAGLAKRAAKPAFSTAR; via the coding sequence ATGCAAGCAGAAATTACCCACGCCCTGGCGGGCCTCAACTTTACGGCCATCGACTTTGAAACCGCCAACGAGCGCCGCGCCAGCGCCTGCGCTGTGGGCGTGGTGCGGGTGCGCAACGGCCAGATTGTGGAGACCTACCAAACGCTGCTGCGACCCCGCGAGTTGCGCGTCGACTGGCGCAACTACCAGGTGCACGGCATTGCCGAAACCGATTTACACGACGCCCCCACCCTGGCCGACGTGTGGCACGAGCTGCTGCCCTACTTGCACCGCCAGCCCGTAGTGGCCCACAATTCGGCCTTCGACGTGAGCGTGCTCGAGCATACCCTGCGCGACTACGACCTGCCCATCCCCGCCTTCCACTGCCTGTGCTCGGTGAAGCTGAGCAAAGTGGTGTGGCCGCAGCTCGAGCGCCACAAGCTCGACCACGTGGCGGCGCATTTTGGCATTCCGCTCAACCACCACGATGCTCTTTCCGACGCCCGCGCCTGCGCCGAAATCACGGTGCATGCCTTCCGCTCGGGAGCTTACCTGCCGCTGTGCTTCAAGCAGCGGGAACTGACGGCCGGCTTGGCCAAACGGGCGGCCAAACCGGCTTTCTCCACGGCTCGGTAG
- a CDS encoding beta-N-acetylhexosaminidase, with translation MRRLTLAYAGFLGLLLSILSYNPAQAQAPHHLMPAPAEMHWGKGRLNLKTPLKLQLSPTADPAVAAAARRLLTRLQGPAQPATGPVLQIRYGRTGLPEKFDEERYSLRVTPVGVSIDAPTSLGVLRALATLEQLPVTEKRQRYLPEVDIQDQPRFAWRGLLMDAARHFLPVPVIKRNIDGMAAVKLNVLHWHLTDDQGFRVESKVLPRLHQVGGADGYYTQEEVKDVLAYAAARGIRVLPEFDVPSHATSWIASYPRLASNDSTYGVYRSFRTSNIAIDPTRETTYTLLDSLFTEMTALFPDPYFHVGGDENDGRYWRRSPRISAFMREHGMVKADGKTVDKHQLQTYFNRRVLAMLQKHGKIMVGWDEILGPDLPKEIVIQSWRGKKWLEDAVKQGHPALLSEGYYLDLNYSAASHYLPDPLPANSTLTPAQQKLVLGGEAAMWDEFADSVIVDSRIWPRAAAVAERLWSPQAATQDVADMYRRLNLVSLELDALGLRHRRAPEQLLLRMAGYSNVGPLRTLAEVLEPVKEYKRHFQGMIYTPQTPLNRLVDAAPAESEVARRFGVLVDSMLMRNAAPPRPSVSVRQLAALRAQLLLWQTNDTRLQMMLVLNPALREYGPLSTRLAAVAKLLLERLTQLQAGQAPSAAWLATARTTLDAAQAPAGQAELAIVKAARRLAGV, from the coding sequence TTTAGGACTGCTGCTGAGCATCTTGAGCTACAATCCAGCTCAAGCGCAGGCGCCGCACCACCTGATGCCCGCGCCCGCCGAAATGCACTGGGGCAAGGGCCGCCTGAACCTGAAAACACCCCTTAAGTTGCAGCTCAGCCCCACGGCCGACCCAGCCGTGGCCGCCGCCGCCCGCCGCCTGCTCACCCGCCTGCAGGGCCCCGCCCAGCCGGCCACCGGGCCGGTGCTGCAGATACGCTACGGCCGCACCGGCCTGCCCGAGAAGTTTGACGAGGAGCGCTACAGCCTGCGCGTGACGCCCGTGGGCGTGAGCATCGACGCGCCCACCAGCTTGGGCGTGCTGCGGGCCCTGGCCACGCTGGAGCAGCTGCCCGTTACCGAAAAGCGGCAGCGCTACCTGCCCGAGGTCGACATTCAGGACCAGCCGCGGTTTGCCTGGCGCGGCCTGCTCATGGATGCGGCGCGGCACTTCCTGCCGGTGCCCGTGATTAAGCGCAACATCGACGGCATGGCGGCCGTGAAGCTCAACGTGCTGCACTGGCACTTAACTGATGACCAGGGCTTCCGGGTGGAGAGCAAGGTGCTGCCGCGCCTGCACCAAGTGGGCGGCGCCGACGGCTACTACACGCAAGAAGAGGTGAAAGACGTGCTGGCCTACGCCGCCGCCCGGGGCATTCGGGTGCTGCCCGAGTTCGACGTGCCCAGCCACGCCACCAGCTGGATTGCATCTTACCCGCGGCTGGCCTCCAACGACTCCACTTACGGCGTGTACCGCAGCTTCCGCACGTCCAACATTGCCATCGACCCCACCCGGGAAACCACTTATACGCTGCTCGATTCGCTGTTTACGGAGATGACGGCGCTGTTTCCGGACCCGTATTTCCACGTGGGCGGCGACGAGAACGACGGGCGGTACTGGCGGCGCAGCCCGCGCATCTCAGCGTTTATGCGCGAGCACGGCATGGTGAAAGCCGACGGCAAAACCGTGGACAAGCACCAGCTCCAAACCTACTTCAACCGCCGCGTGCTGGCCATGCTCCAGAAACACGGCAAAATCATGGTGGGCTGGGATGAAATCCTGGGTCCCGACCTGCCCAAGGAAATTGTAATCCAGAGCTGGCGCGGGAAAAAGTGGCTCGAAGATGCCGTGAAGCAAGGCCACCCCGCGCTGCTCTCGGAAGGCTACTACCTCGACCTCAACTACAGCGCCGCCTCGCACTACCTCCCCGACCCGCTGCCGGCCAACAGCACCCTCACGCCGGCGCAACAGAAGCTGGTGCTGGGGGGCGAAGCAGCCATGTGGGACGAATTCGCCGATTCGGTGATTGTGGATTCGCGCATTTGGCCGCGCGCCGCGGCCGTGGCCGAGCGGCTGTGGTCGCCCCAGGCCGCCACCCAGGACGTGGCCGACATGTACCGTCGGCTCAACCTGGTATCGCTGGAGCTCGATGCCCTGGGCCTGCGCCACCGCCGCGCCCCCGAACAGCTGCTCCTCCGCATGGCGGGCTATTCCAACGTGGGCCCGCTGCGCACGCTGGCCGAGGTGCTGGAACCGGTAAAGGAATACAAGCGCCATTTTCAGGGCATGATTTACACGCCCCAAACGCCCCTAAACCGCCTGGTAGACGCTGCTCCGGCCGAATCGGAAGTGGCACGGCGCTTTGGCGTGCTGGTAGATAGCATGCTGATGCGCAACGCGGCCCCACCCCGGCCCTCAGTTTCGGTACGACAGCTGGCGGCGCTGCGGGCCCAGCTGCTGCTTTGGCAAACCAACGACACCCGCCTGCAAATGATGCTGGTGCTCAACCCGGCGCTGCGCGAATACGGCCCGCTGTCGACGCGGCTCGCAGCCGTCGCCAAACTACTGCTCGAGCGGCTCACCCAGCTGCAAGCCGGCCAGGCGCCCTCGGCAGCGTGGCTGGCCACCGCCCGCACCACGCTTGATGCCGCCCAGGCGCCCGCAGGCCAGGCCGAGCTGGCCATTGTGAAAGCGGCGCGCCGGCTGGCCGGCGTCTGA